The proteins below come from a single Fusobacterium nucleatum genomic window:
- a CDS encoding type II secretion system protein has protein sequence MKNRGFSLIEIVVAIAIMGILSGIVGLQLRSYIAKSKDTKAVATLNTLRVAAQLYQLENEKPLIEDSSKYEDKEEIKKALEKLEPYLDNNAKAIIKDPEMAVGGSKTDKDSKDVKYGGKVKITFKDPGANSGSDGYYMWLEPVSPTEAYDIKGNKWIEF, from the coding sequence AAAATCGTGGATTTTCTTTGATTGAAATTGTTGTAGCAATAGCAATAATGGGGATATTATCAGGAATTGTAGGCTTACAGTTAAGGAGTTATATTGCAAAATCAAAGGATACTAAGGCAGTTGCAACACTTAATACTTTACGTGTAGCAGCACAGCTTTATCAACTAGAAAATGAAAAACCTTTAATTGAAGATAGTTCAAAATATGAAGATAAAGAAGAAATTAAAAAAGCATTAGAAAAGCTAGAACCTTATCTTGATAACAATGCAAAAGCAATAATAAAAGATCCTGAAATGGCAGTAGGAGGTTCAAAAACTGATAAAGATAGTAAGGATGTAAAATATGGTGGAAAGGTGAAAATTACTTTTAAAGATCCAGGTGCTAACAGTGGCAGTGATGGTTATTATATGTGGTTAGAGCCAGTTAGTCCAACGGAAGCATATGATATAAAGGGAAATAAATGGATAGAATTTTAA
- a CDS encoding prepilin peptidase — MDRILIILLYILLFLVMYIDINKKYIPNILNFSILVLSIFICGIDKVDSFFIGASCYTLPILIFYGYISDIFKKEVFGFGDIKLIIPLGGLLYLGEINIFLQIYIFYLLGFSLATLYIIIYIVISYCRNKSVKIKGVELAFAPYICLAFIIIYNFNLIEKIIEKI, encoded by the coding sequence ATGGATAGAATTTTAATAATATTATTGTATATCCTATTATTTTTAGTTATGTATATAGATATAAATAAAAAATATATTCCTAATATTTTAAATTTTTCTATTCTAGTTCTTTCTATATTTATCTGTGGGATAGATAAAGTTGATAGTTTCTTTATAGGGGCATCTTGTTATACTCTACCAATACTAATTTTTTATGGCTATATATCTGACATTTTTAAAAAAGAAGTCTTTGGTTTTGGTGATATAAAGTTAATAATTCCTTTGGGAGGACTTCTATATCTGGGAGAGATAAATATTTTTTTGCAAATTTATATATTTTATCTTTTAGGATTTTCATTGGCTACCCTTTACATTATTATCTATATAGTTATAAGTTATTGTAGAAATAAATCAGTGAAGATTAAAGGTGTAGAGTTAGCATTTGCCCCTTATATATGTTTAGCTTTTATTATTATTTATAATTTTAATTTAATAGAAAAAATAATTGAAAAAATTTAA